The Verrucomicrobiota bacterium genome includes a window with the following:
- a CDS encoding DUF4870 domain-containing protein: MLCHLAAFAGNAIPLGHIIGPLVVWQLKKNDYPLTDDQGKQSLNFQISMTIYFLLCLPLALIVVGIPLILAIWVLDIVFTIMAAIRANNGEAYRYPLAIQFIK, from the coding sequence ATGCTCTGCCATCTGGCCGCGTTTGCGGGGAACGCGATCCCTTTGGGCCACATCATCGGCCCACTTGTCGTCTGGCAGCTCAAGAAGAACGACTACCCGCTCACCGATGACCAGGGCAAGCAGTCGCTCAACTTCCAGATCAGCATGACGATCTACTTCCTGCTGTGCCTTCCTCTGGCGCTCATCGTGGTCGGGATCCCGCTTATCCTGGCGATCTGGGTGCTGGATATCGTCTTCACTATTATGGCCGCCATCCGCGCCAACAACGGCGAAGCGTATCGCTACCCGCTCGCCATCCAGTTCATCAAGTAG